Proteins encoded in a region of the Ziziphus jujuba cultivar Dongzao chromosome 3, ASM3175591v1 genome:
- the LOC132799136 gene encoding protein SIEVE ELEMENT OCCLUSION B-like — MMHITSNAATKVASVVHHIEEEIIGLFTMTDEKIMDHIYDTHAHGEETFDDDSLFIIVENILKPATQIVDKIVQGSQVHVETFNEKTPKPDFSVPLCTLKQIGCELSCKTPSEDVAHKTALSILKKLSTYQWEAKAVLTLAAFALEYGDFWFLAQNQHSDQLAKSLGILKRVPVLTKPVVLQKRRQAILELNNLIKATLQVMEIIDQFDKLSIYDPKEIPGLSVALDHIPVDVYWSIVAVVACSTKLTLLTSDEDQPYELAPYSQKIHYILNKLKIQLVVCRRQVEERETYLRLKKFFQTPTEVMEIFKALTFTRAKPQPLIDGSTNKQVSIEVLRKKNIFLFISTLEITEEDISDLKPVYEGTKKDDNYKIVWIPVVESWTPELQKKFEILRSKMPWFTVQSLSATVGIKFIKEEWNFKGKPSLVVMNHQGRIENTNALHLVKLWGTKAFPFNKAAEEAISKERTWFQTVVVKIDTTISDKMIRAHPNGENYIFFYGGQDNEWVKNFATKATAFANDPIFKEAKTGIELFCVGKSPKGGEDHGILGRFWDGIESLFFTKAHKQVDPVTQEIQKLLSYKNESGWALLTKGPHVVTAGHGFTMLRIVEEFEKWKAVIRVKGFEIAFREYHEKLIQSVRHCCRLDIPSVIGKVPERMQCPECPRTMESFISYKCCHIDGPIAYH, encoded by the exons ATGATGCATATAACAAGCAATGCGGCCACCAAGGTGGCATCAGTTGTGCATCACATTGAGGAGGAGATTATAGGGCTCTTCACCATGACTGATGAGAAGATCATGGATCATATTTATGACACCCATGCTCACGGTGAAGAGACCTTCGATGATGATTCTCTTTTCATCATCGTCGAAAACATCCTCAAACCTGCAACCCAAATTGTTGACAAAATTGTGCAG GGCAGCCAAGTACATGTGGAGACCTTCAACGAGAAGACCCCTAAACCCGACTTCAGTGTTCCCTTGTGCACCCTTAAGCAGATTGGCTGCGAG CTGTCATGCAAGACTCCTAGTGAGGATGTTGCACACAAAACAGCTCTGTCAATACTTAAAAAGCTATCAACCTATCAATGGGAAGCCAAAGCGGTGCTCACTCTGGCTGCTTTTGCCTTGGAATATGGCGATTTCTGGTTCCTTGCTCAGAATCAACACTCGGACCAGCTTGCCAAGTCTTTGGGAATCCTGAAGAGAGTGCCTGTCCTGACTAAGCCTGTCGTGCTTCAGAAACGCAGGCAAGCAATTCTTGAACTAAACAATCTCATCAAGGCCACACTTCAGGTTATGGAAATCATCGACCAGTTCGACAAGCTCTCGATTTATGATCCAAAAGAGATACCTGGGCTGTCTGTAGCACTAGACCATATCCCAGTTGACGTCTACTGGTCAATTGTAGCGGTGGTTGCTTGCTCAACTAAACTCACTCTTCTCACTAGTGATGA AGACCAGCCATATGAGTTGGCACCCTATTCACAGAAGATTCACTACATACTCAACAAACTTAAGATCCAGCTTGTTGTTTGCAGAAGACAAGTAG AGGAAAGAGAGACTTACTTGAGGCTCAAGAAATTTTTTCAGACCCCAACTGAAGTGATGGAAATCTTCAAGGCCCTGACATTTACCAGGGCTAAGCCGCAGCCCCTTATTGATGGTTCAACTAACAAACAG GTTAGCATTGAAGTGCTGAGGAAGAAGAACATATTTTTGTTCATCTCGACTCTCGAAATCACAGAGGAAGATATTTCAGATCTCAAACCAGTTTATGAAGGAACAAAGAAAGATGATAATTACAAGATTGTTTGGATCCCTGTGGTCGAGAGCTGGACCCCTGAACTTCAAAAGAAATTTGAGATCCTGAGGTCTAAAATGCCATGGTTCACAGTCCAATCCCTATCAGCCACAGTAGGCATCAAGTTCATCAAGGAAGAGTGGAATTTCAAGGGAAAGCCTTCGCTGGTTGTGATGAACCATCAAGGAAGGATCGAAAACACCAATGCCCTCCACCTTGTCAAGCTCTGGGGAACTAAGGCCTTTCCTTTCAATAAGGCTGCTGAGGAAGCCATATCCAAAGAAAGGACTTGGTTTCAAACTGTAGTGGTCAAAATTGACACTACCATTTCAGATAAA atgATCAGAGCACATCCGAATGgtgaaaattacattttcttCTATGGTGGTCAAGACAACGAGTGGGTGAAAAATTTTGCAACCAAAGCAACTGCCTTTGCAAACGATCCCATCTTCAAGGAAGCAAAGACTGGCATCGAGCTGTTCTGTGTTGGAAAGAGTCCCAAAGGAGGAGAAGACCATGGAATTCTTGGTCGGTTCTGGGATGGCATAGAGAGCTTGTTCTTCACCAAAGCTCATAAGCAGGTTGACCCTGTTACACAAGAAATCCAGAAGCTGCTTTCCTACAAGAACGAAAGCGGTTGGGCTCTGCTTACAAAAGGTCCTCATGTTGTGACTGCTGGTCATGGATTCACAATGCTGAGGATTGTGGAGGAGTTTGAGAAATGGAAGGCGGTTATTCGCGTGAAGGGGTTCGAAATCGCTTTCAGAGAGTACCATGAAAAGCTTATCCAATCCGTTCGCCATTGCTGTCGCCTTGACATCCCGAGTGTGATTGGAAAAGTACCAGAGAGAATGCAATGCCCTGAGTGTCCAAGAACCATGGAGTCCTTCATCAGTTACAAGTGCTGCCACATTGATGGTCCAATTGCATATCACTAA